The DNA sequence TCTTGTTTATGATCTTttatgctacaataaacattggTAAACATCCTGTACTAACCAGTTTACCAACTTGTCCAATTCTCTCTTTGAGGTCCATGTCTACAATTAGAAGTGCTGGATACAAGGGTATGTAGGGAATGTATAATTTAAACTTTCATACACCTAACAGAAAGTTTGCAAACCAATTTCGAAAGCAGTTTGCCAGAATGCGTTAAGATCCCTAGATGTGGGATCGAAGTGGTCTGCTGAGCTGTGGGGGGTCcggggtgaggggtgaggagtAGGGTGGAGAGGACAGTGCCCTTGCCCCGAGGGAGGGGCTGTTGGGTGACAGAGACAAAGGGGTGTGTGCGGTGGGGTCAGGTCACAATGGGCAGAAGAGGATAAAAGGGGTCCCGCGGGGTGGTTTAGGCGGAGGTAGACGCTTAGGTTTCGGCTTGGGAAGAAGAGCAGTGGGATTACGATTGGCAGTTGAGGTTATGGAATCGAAGGGCAGAGGCTGTTGTGAGCTCGTCATCAGGCTAAAGCGAAGGTCCCTCCTGAGTGAGCATCTACACCTGGGCGCCCTGACATCGACCGGTGCCCGGTTCATCTGCGCCCCCTATGGCTTCATGCTCTAGGCAGGGCATGGTCTGGCTCCAGGGACCCGACTGTCTCTGGCACTGAGCAGTTGATAATCAACGCCCCACCCAGTCAGTCCTCAGTCACTCAAGGACAGAAAAGCTTGCCGAACACGACTACTTGCCCACCTGCCAGAGAAGCCAGGGAAACAGGACACCCTACAAGGTGTGTTAAGGGAGGTGTGGAACTGTCTTGATAACAGATAGCCATGAACGACCAGTTTATGTTACCGTACTACACCGCCCAAAGCAGCCCTGCAATGGGCATGTTTAACACCCCCATGGGGAAACTGCAGCAACAACTGTACAAAGGGGAGTATGCTATATTCAAGTATGCACCTATGTTTGAGAGTGACTTTATCCAGATCAGCAAAAGAGGGGAAGTGATCGATGTGCACAATCGTGCCggaatggtgacagtgggcatcgtCCGCACCAGCCCCTGCCTCACACTACCTGATATCATGCTGCTGGCCCAACCAGCTGCTGCCAGTGATGACAGCAGTGCCAGATGTGGCCCTGCCACCCAGGAAAGAGGTAGTAAGCCTACACAGATCTTAGAGCTGACCAGGCTGTTTCCCTTGAAGTGCGTAAAGATAACCATTCATAACAGTATAAAACAACAGCTTCGCCTGAAGCTTATCACTGGCCGCTCTTTCTACCTTCAGCTGTGTTGCCCTTCAGACACAAGAGATCTTTTTGTTCACTGGGAAAACCTTATTTACATCCTGAGACCACCAATGGAGGCTTACAGCAGTACCCAGGCCATGCTAGCTGGGAACATGTTGGGCTCACCTGTGTTTGAGGAAGAGCACCGGAGCCCAGTGGTAAGTCTTTGCAGAGACTAGAAGGTGGGGCCAGGATGCTCTGGGGAGAGCAGGTAAAGGTCCTGCAGAGCATCTGCAGGTGCTGAGGCTTACCTGCAAAATGCATTGCATTTGGAAGTGTTCAAGACCAAATGAGCTTCCATTTGGGAGCTGCAGCACATTGCAGAGGTTCCTAAGGCTTCTCCAAAGTGTTCCCTAAATCTGATTTCAGAGTCCTTAGCTGTCATCAACTCTTAATTTCATATCCAATGTTGTAATGCTGTCTGTAATGCACCCTGACCATCCAGTCTATTCTTGAACACATACTGCTTCAATCTAGGCAGGTTGATATGTTGTGGGACATAATGTCTCCCTGTGACTGCTGCTCATATACATTAGTGGCAATGCAGCACGCTTGTGTACATGTGCAACAATGTCCTCTTATTGTTTAGCTATAGGAAGAGAAGGGAGACTTTGCTGGTCTAACTttctttacttcatttatttgttctccCCCAAGGCATATGCCATGAAGCTCTGTGGCAGGAAAGATCAAGTCAGCATCACGAGACTTCACCTGAACACCGAAGTGTTTGGGCCTACCTATTTTGGTTATGGAAGGAAGTCATGATTCCGGCATGCTTCCCACATATACTACATTTATGAGTTCATGCACTACTACAGTCACATAATCAATAAAGGGGCAGTGGTGGCAGCAGAAGTAGTGGTGACAACAAGCACTACTGCAGGCGCCATGGGTGTGGCTGCAACCAAGTCCACAGACTCATGAGAGAAATAAGGCCCAGGAGGAGGCATAGCCTGCATGGCCAAAGTGGTTGCTTCCAGTATATCTTAATATTGTTCTAGTGAGGGCTGTGAGCACATTCTTGCCCTCAAAGGGTACTTGGAGCACATCAGCAAGAGCTGCTGTCCCAGGGGACAGCATGAGTGTGGTGATTGCAGGAGCAGAGAGACTACTAGCAAGGCCACTGCAAAAACAGCTGAAGAGTCAGTATCATGACCTCCTCATCTCAACCTTGCAGAATGAAAGCTACATGAGTGAACAAGATGGAAGCCAGAAGGTCTCCACGCAGCAGGATTGACTCTCTAGAAAATATCCTCAAAGCCCTGTACTACACATGGTGCAGAGGTGCACAACTCATCTAAGACCATGGAGGAGGGTAGTATCATTCAGCTTAATGCAATCCATCAATTCAAATTCTCTGCTCTAGTAACATATGCTCTATTAACAGAAAGGGTAGCAATAAAACTAATGGCAATTTATGATCAGGCTCTCAAACATCTTTAACTTTCCCTTAACTTGATATTTGCGATTAAATGAAtagatgacaaaataaaatgttggagaTTACTCTCAAAGATATGATCCTACATTAGAGCCAAAGAGAATTCTTCTAAAACTTCCAAATATATAACTAAGGACAAAAGCAACAAATACTaagtaagaaaatgtaaatgaaggCAGGAAAGCAGCAtgatattatagtttttaaaaatccaggttTTAATCATAGCATTGCCACATATTAACTGTGATGTTGAGTAGATAACCTGTTTCCCCCTTTAAATGGTTATCTTGAGAATTAGAGATTATATGTGTgaagtatctggcacatagtaggtactgtGTAAATGATAGTGTTGAGAAATGAATTTGAGTTTAATCATACTTTCTGGAAAGGTCTGTTCATTCTTGATTTCCCTTCTAATGCTTTGCCCAACTTAAATCTTAATTAACTGCtttgaaattattccataaaagcTCTATTTACAGGAAATCTTCTTAGTATTTTCCAAGAATTTTAATCCCCTGATGTTATTTAGAATTCTAAATTTTCatgaatttgaaaggaattgctTCTTATAGAAACTTCAATCTAGTCACAATGGAAGGATAAAATGccatataatatattcataagcATAAATTCAAAGTACCCATCTTTTAGCCTgttcattccaattttagtattcttagaggcagaaaaaaaaacctaaaacctTAATATAGGATGAATTCAAAATCTAGATAAAAACTGGAAATTAGATAATTTTAGAATTGTAAGATCCATAGGATTAGTCAAGTTTCTAATTTTGCAAGTAAAAAATCTGTTTGAGTCCAAAAGTAATATATCATGTAGTTTTATAACCCAGAACCATAATGTATAGGCTACCTGGCCCCTAATTGAGTCTGTATTCTTTCCATAATACTCATGTTTCTGAAGCTTAGCACTGTGCtttgaatataaaaaatacttgATGCACGTTTGATGGATCCAATTAAATTAAGGGTTACTAAGGgttataaatgtgaaatataatttattccaaTCCGACAAATCTAGGTACATAAAAATTTACATAGCACTATGCTAATTGCTCTGATCCCAAAGACTCTTGTAAAGACTGTAAGGAAACGGTTTTTTCATCAGACCCGCACAGTGCTTATGGCTTAGTGATTTTTAATGGCCTCCAAAAAGGCTTCAGACATGAAAAATGActtcaaaaagtgaaaaacattttGTAGGCTGGATGTTCTAGCTTTACAAATTCCAAGGTTATTTTACTGAGAAATCACAtctaatcataaaataaaattactttggggcaaataatttcaaacaaaaaacttttttaaaaaacaccctTCATATCTTTGCAATAAAAATTACTTCATGTGGTATGTAGtttcattttaatacatttcataTGATGCTGTGGACTCCCTAAGAGGTTTTAAAATGATCATATCGTAAATTCTTTGCAAGTAGGGACCAACTTTATCTTTGTATTCAAGCATGCTTACCACATTGCAGGCCCTTGATAAGCACAGAATGAATGATTATTAAAAGCATTgcacattttgtatttcttttctaagtCTTCAATATAAATACCATTTGTCTGACTCAgtctcttcttaaattttttattccctTGGTAAATATTGTTTCAATTTGCTTCTGATTGCAAATCCTGATGCTTGTTACCAGCAGATCTCATTACTAGGTcacagagttttttttaaaattctaacacAGTACATATCCTGTCACTTCATATCTTTTAATCAAACAATTTAagagagagattaagtaaattaagaataaatagtagaaaaagttttaaaaattgctatttgtGAATGGTTGAGAAGGGTTGATTCATATGCCTAGAAAACCTAggtaataaactaaaaaataagatgaattcaGAGATGTCacaaattgtatatatgtatatatttatgtatttttattgcaaaacataaaaatcattcaaaatacttttgtaatatatatgtgtgtgtgtacgttacatatatacacatagaaaTGCTAAAGGAGAGCCCATAAACAGTAATATtcacagatacacatacacacacacattcttagGAATTTATAGTGAGAAGAACATTAGTGAAATAATCCTACTGCTGGTTTGTTAGATTAAATCCAGTAAAGAAAAGCATACTGCATCTCAagtaaatttatagattaaacACAGTAACAACTAAAATCCAATAGTGATACTTTTCAAACTCAACatagtaattataaaata is a window from the Eulemur rufifrons isolate Redbay chromosome 16, OSU_ERuf_1, whole genome shotgun sequence genome containing:
- the GARIN6 gene encoding Golgi-associated RAB2 interactor protein 6, yielding MNDQFMLPYYTAQSSPAMGMFNTPMGKLQQQLYKGEYAIFKYAPMFESDFIQISKRGEVIDVHNRAGMVTVGIVRTSPCLTLPDIMLLAQPAAASDDSSARCGPATQERGSKPTQILELTRLFPLKCVKITIHNSIKQQLRLKLITGRSFYLQLCCPSDTRDLFVHWENLIYILRPPMEAYSSTQAMLAGNMLGSPVFEEEHRSPVAYAMKLCGRKDQVSITRLHLNTEVFGPTYFVRAVSTFLPSKGTWSTSARAAVPGDSMSVVIAGAERLLARPLQKQLKSQYHDLLISTLQNESYMSEQDGSQKVSTQQD